A region of Micropterus dolomieu isolate WLL.071019.BEF.003 ecotype Adirondacks linkage group LG01, ASM2129224v1, whole genome shotgun sequence DNA encodes the following proteins:
- the LOC123970789 gene encoding indian hedgehog B protein-like: protein MLLPKLVTCLAGCAFLLSPVSEGCGPGRGHGKRRSPRKLVPLAYKQFSPNVAEKTLGASGRYEGKITRNSERFKELTPNYNPDIIFKDEENTGADRMMTQRCKDRLNSLAISVMNLWPGVRLRVTEGWDEDGHHSEESLHYEGRAVDITTSDRDRNKYAMLARLAVEAGFDWVYYESKAHIHCSVKSDHSVAAKSGGCFPGEALVTLESGGLKSIRDLRPGERVLATAGSDGSGALVYSEVLAFLDRDPGTRKLFYTLQTEAGARLSLTAAHLIFVSEGNCSEGAVPAHGALRTVYASDAQPGQCVLVSEGKAGQRHSRGRLSRITRVSMRDSSGAFAPLTQQGTLVVDGVVASCYAVVDQHSLAHWAFSPLRLIHSWTGSTGSHSDGIHWYSRLLHWLGTMLLDSGRFHPLGVAQDDR, encoded by the exons ATGCTGCTCCCGAAGCTGGTGACGTGCCTCGCCGGGTGCGCCTTTCTCCTCTCTCCGGTCAGCGAGGGTTGCGGACCGGGCAGAGGACATGGCAAGAGGCGGTCACCGCGGAAGCTCGTGCCGCTCGCCTACAAGCAATTCAGCCCGAACGTGGCCGAGAAGACTTTAGGGGCCAGCGGGAGATACGAAGGGAAAATAACCCGGAACTCTGAGCGCTTCAAGGAGCTCACCCCGAACTACAACCCCGACATCATCTTCAAGGATGAGGAGAACACAGGTGCAGACCGCATGATGACACAG CGCTGCAAAGACAGGCTGAACTCTCTGGCCATCTCGGTGATGAACCTGTGGCCCGGGGTCCGGCTGCGGGTCACCGAGGGCTGGGACGAGGACGGCCACCACTCGGAGGAGTCGCTGCACTACGAGGGCCGGGCGGTGGACATCACCACCTCGGACCGAGACAGGAACAAGTACGCCATGCTGGCGCGGCTGGCGGTGGAGGCCGGGTTTGACTGGGTCTACTACGAGTCCAAGGCCCACATCCACTGCAGCGTCAAGTCAG atcACTCAGTGGCGGCTAAATCTGGAGGTTGTTTCCCCGGTGAGGCCTTGGTCACATTGGAGAGCGGCGGTCTGAAGTCCATCCGTGACCTTCGACCTGGCGAGCGCGTCCTGGCCACCGCGGGAAGTGATGGCAGCGGGGCGCTGGTTTACAGTGAAGTCCTAGCCTTCCTGGACCGTGACCCCGGGACCCGGAAGCTCTTCTACACCCTGCAGACAGAAGCTGGAGCCCGCCTCTCGCTCACCGCCGCCCACCTTATATTTGTGTCCGAGGGGAACTGCTCAGAGGGGGCGGTGCCAGCCCACGGCGCCCTCAGGACTGTGTACGCCAGCGACGCCCAGCCGGGACAGTGTGTGCTGGTGTCGGAGGGTAAAGCGGGACAGAGGCACAGCCGGGGGCGACTGTCTCGGATCACCCGGGTCAGCATGAGGGACAGCAGTGGGGCGTTTGCACCGCTGACCCAGCAGGGGACGTTGGTTGTTGATGGAGTGGTGGCGTCCTGCTACGCCGTGGTGGACCAGCACTCCCTGGCCCACTGGGCCTTCTCACCGCTCCGGCTGATTCACAGCTGGACTGGATCCACTGGGAGCCACAGTGACGGGATCCACTGGTACTCCCGGCTTTTACACTGGCTGGGGACGATGCTGCTGGACTCCGGACGCTTCCACCCACTGGGCGTGGCTCAGGACGACAGGTGA